A single region of the Candidatus Bathyarchaeota archaeon genome encodes:
- a CDS encoding NADH:flavin oxidoreductase, with amino-acid sequence MVSLLDPLEIKGLHLKNRIVMPPMASDLASESGEVTEALIDHYRRRCRSVGLVIVEHSYIRLEGKYSVRQLGIYGDHLLDGLSRLVKAIHKLDVPVAIQINHAGRRATSKVCKTQPVAPSPIPEIESGETPRELTVEDICSIVKDFGSASRRALKAGFDAVEIHGAHGFLLNQFCSPITNRRSDRYGGGLENRMRFPLEVAAEVVGEVGENIPVFYRLGADDMMPGGLTLDDSRKIAKSLVDNGVSVIDVSGGLCGSRPPNLHGEGYFTRLAESIRQAVNVPVVTTGGIRTARFADEVIRRGVADLVGVGRALLSDPDWAEKAVESLRSSRG; translated from the coding sequence TTGGTCTCGCTGCTCGATCCCCTCGAGATAAAGGGGTTGCATCTTAAGAATAGGATCGTCATGCCTCCTATGGCGAGTGACCTCGCCTCAGAGTCGGGAGAGGTTACTGAAGCTCTTATAGATCATTATAGGAGGCGTTGCAGGTCTGTCGGCCTGGTGATTGTTGAACATAGCTATATCAGGCTGGAGGGAAAATATTCTGTGAGGCAGCTTGGAATATATGGCGACCATCTCCTGGATGGTCTGTCGAGGCTGGTTAAGGCTATTCACAAGTTGGATGTGCCTGTTGCGATACAGATCAATCATGCCGGTAGAAGGGCTACATCTAAGGTTTGTAAGACGCAACCTGTAGCTCCATCTCCTATTCCAGAAATTGAAAGTGGAGAGACCCCTCGAGAGTTGACAGTTGAAGATATTTGTTCGATAGTGAAAGATTTCGGTTCAGCGTCTAGGCGGGCGTTGAAGGCTGGATTCGACGCTGTTGAGATTCATGGCGCACACGGCTTCCTCCTGAACCAGTTCTGCTCTCCAATAACAAACAGGCGCAGCGACAGGTATGGAGGAGGCCTAGAGAATAGGATGAGGTTTCCATTGGAGGTTGCAGCTGAAGTTGTTGGGGAGGTGGGTGAGAATATTCCTGTATTTTACCGTTTGGGTGCTGACGATATGATGCCTGGCGGCTTGACTTTGGATGATTCGAGGAAGATAGCGAAGTCACTTGTTGATAATGGAGTGTCGGTCATCGACGTGTCTGGTGGATTATGTGGCTCCAGACCGCCTAACCTCCATGGGGAGGGTTATTTCACAAGGTTGGCTGAGAGTATAAGGCAGGCTGTGAATGTTCCGGTGGTGACCACTGGAGGAATAAGAACTGCCAGGTTTGCAGATGAGGTTATCAGGAGGGGGGTTGCAGACTTGGTCGGTGTGGGTCGGGCGCTTCTATCGGATCCTGATTGGGCGGAGAAGGCTGTTGAAAGCCTCCGTTCAAGCCGAGGCTGA
- the cdhB gene encoding CO dehydrogenase/acetyl-CoA synthase complex subunit epsilon has product MMRSEPWQTAEIPGPVRAFTILKPEVAVSAINRSKHPILVVGHEAVETELEDAKPIDYAIRIADSIGAQVVATAHIIGEFMGRGFKRAYWMSILDIANRLKDPSWVGLDGKGQYDLALFMGIPYYMEWVTLSSLKNYAPNLKTISIDRFHQPHATWSFPNITLKDWQKHLEAIATQLERK; this is encoded by the coding sequence ATGATGCGGAGTGAGCCTTGGCAGACAGCCGAGATCCCCGGCCCGGTAAGGGCCTTCACAATATTGAAGCCTGAGGTTGCAGTCTCAGCTATAAATAGATCTAAACATCCAATACTGGTCGTCGGCCACGAAGCAGTCGAGACGGAGCTTGAAGATGCGAAGCCCATAGACTACGCCATCAGAATAGCCGACTCGATAGGAGCCCAAGTTGTCGCTACAGCACATATTATTGGAGAGTTTATGGGGAGGGGATTCAAGAGAGCATATTGGATGTCCATCCTAGACATTGCAAACAGACTCAAGGATCCAAGTTGGGTAGGCCTCGACGGTAAAGGCCAGTACGACCTCGCATTATTCATGGGCATACCATACTATATGGAATGGGTAACCCTATCAAGCCTCAAAAACTACGCACCCAACCTTAAAACAATATCAATAGATAGGTTCCACCAACCACACGCGACATGGTCTTTCCCAAACATCACATTGAAGGACTGGCAGAAACATTTAGAGGCAATCGCAACTCAACTGGAGAGAAAATAA